DNA from Dehalococcoidia bacterium:
GTCGGCGGATCGGTCCCCTCGGTCCCTGGCCGCGTCGGCGTGTTTCACTCGCTCGTCGCCGCGCCGCTGATCCTGACGGGCGTCGACCCGGCGCGGGCAGTGTCGGCTGCGGTCGTGCTGCACCTGCTCGTTGTCTCGACGCAGCTTGTGCTTGGGGTGCTCTTCATCTGGCGGGCAAGCCTCGACCCGCGCCAGCTCGCGGCGCTGAAGTAGCAGGAATGTCGCCCGCCGTCTTGCTATCGTGTCTTATGGAGGACAACAGATGCCACTGCGTGGTAGCCCTCTGCTCGCGACGGGAGCGCTTGTGGCGTTGGGGGTTTCGCTCCTGGCCGGCCTCGGCGGGTCGACTGGAGCGGCGCAAAGCCCGACGCGGCATTATCTTCCGATCGCGATGGTGAACGACCCGAAACCCCAGAGCTCGCTCGTCGCCGTCTGGCATAAGCCGTTCGCCGACGATGCCGCTGCGGACCGCGCCGCTGTCAGCGGTGCCCGCTACGTGCGCGCGTTTATCGAGTGGCGCAATGTCGAGCCGGTCCAGACGACGCCGCCGACCTACAACTGGAGCCAGTACGACGCCGAGCTCGGCGCGATCATCAGCCGCGGCCTCGAGCCGATGCTGAACCTGACCGACGCGCCCGACTGGGCCGCCTTCCCGAACTGCGGTCCGTTCAAGGATGCCAACGGCCAAGAGCGCTGGGTTGAGTGGGTGAAGGCGACGGTGGCGCGCTACTCGGCCCCCCCGTACAACGTGCGCTACTTCTTGCTCACGAATGAGCCCGACTTCCGGATGAAGAACCCGAACGACCGGAACGGCGGCGGCTACGGCGGCGGCTGCTGGGGGGACAACCCGGCGGCGTTTGGCGCGATGCTCCGCGCCACCTACAGCGCCGTCAAGCCGCTCTATCCTCACGTCTTTCTCGTGATGGGGCCGCTTGCATCGGACGGTTCGAACGCCGACTTCAATCTGAACTTCCTGCAGGAGGTCGTCAACCCGGCGATTGGGAATGCCGGCAATGCATTCGATCTGGCATCGTTCAACTATTTCATCTTCTATCGCCGCAACTGGGAGCAGTACGGCACGTCGGTGATCGGCAAGGCCGAGCGGTTCCGCCAGATCATGGCGTCGGCCGGCGGCGCGAAGCCGGTGATCGTGGCGGAGACCGGCCTCGTCGAAGACGAACTAGGCGCGACCGCCGAAAGCCAGGCGATCCTCGTTCCGCAAGTGCTCACCCAAGCGCTCGCTGACCGCGCCCGCGCCACCGGCGACGGCATCCGGATCGCGACGTGGTTCTCGCTGAAAGATTTCGCCACGCCGAACAACGACTCCGATTGGGGCCTGATCGACCTCCAGAACAACCCGAAACCGGCCTACCGCGCGCTGCGCCAGTGGGTGAACGAACTGCACGGCGCGACGCTCAAGGCGAACCAGAGCGAGCCAACCTACGGGGTCACCCCGCCGGCGGGAGCGCGCCGATGCGACGCCGCGGCGACTGGAGCGACCTTCTTCTGCGACACGCTCCAGCGCTATCTCTTCACCACCACCGGCCCGCACGACAAACTGGTCGTCTGGGTTGACCCGGGCGCGAAGCCGACCACGAATTTCTATTTCAAGACGACAGCGACCCGCGTCATCTCCTATCCCGCGAATGAGGTGTTCGGCATCCGCGACCGCGAGGGGAACCCCGTCAATTTCCCGGTCGTTGGCGGCCAGCTCCAAATCACGGTCGGGGAGAGCCCCCTCTACCTCGACGTGCTCCGAAGATAGCGCGGCTGGGGGCGGCTCGCGGCGGGCGGCCGTTCGTCTCGCGCCTCAGACTGTCCGCAGGAAGGCGAGCATCTCGGCTGCCCACCGGTCGACGGTGTCGCGAAAGCGGCGGCCTCCTGCTGTCTCGACAAAGCGGTGCGGGCCGAGCAAGGCGCGGGCGGCGAGCGTGTTCCGATAGATCTCGTCGTCGCGGCCGACGAGGACAAGGGTCGGGCAGCGGACGGCGGGAAGCGTCGCGCTCATGTCGTAGGTGAACGCTGCCTCGAAGCCGGCCAGTGCGCGCTCGCCAAGCTGCAGGCGCTCGATCACGTCGCGCGTCGCCTCGCCGGGGTCGCCTTCACGTTTCAGGGAGAGCGAGAAGAGCGTCTGAAGATGGCTGCCGTCCTCGGCGGCCGGTGGGGTGCCAAAGCGCCCGGCACGGAGCGCCTCTAAGCGCTGGGCGCGCTCGCGCTCGTCGAAATAGGGAATGCCGCCGAGGATGAGCGCATTCACCTGGGCCGGGGCGCGTGCCGCGAGATCGATGGCAATCGCCGCCCCGGTGTGATAGCCGTGAACGGCTGCGCGCTCGAAGCCGAGCTTCGCGATCGCTTCGCTGACGGCGTCGGCGTAGAGCGGGATGGTGGCGCGGCCGACCGGCGGGGCGGAGTTGCCGTAGCCGAGCGTGTCGAGCGCAACGACCCGACGCTCCACCGCCAGCAGGGGAATGATCGGCCGGAACATGGCGGAGGATTGCGGCGATTGGTGGAGCAGGATGAGCGGTTCGCCGGCTCCGGCGGTGAGGTAATGGATCTGGCCGAAGCGGGTCTCGACAAAGCCGCGCCGGATGGTCATGGCCAAGAGCTCCCGAGAGGCGTCATCCCCAGTTGCAGGCGGTACAGCTGAACATCGCCCCGGACGAAGCGGACCGGCTAGCCGCCCGGCGAGAGAACGCAGACGCAGGCGCCGCTCGGAACGGTGCGCTGATCGGCCCAAGTTGGGCCGCATCCCGAGCGAGCGCCCGCCGCGGGCCCCCTCGCAGTCGTCGACGAGCAGAAATGGGGCGCCCGAGGCCTGCTCGCGCCCAGCCGGCTGCTCGGGCGGCGTGCCGCCGCCGTGAAGCTCAAGGCGCGGGCCGCCGAGGTCGAAGAGAGCGCCCCGCTCGGCCGGCTCGCCGGGCGTGGGGCGAACGTGCTCCAGCCCCCTGCTTTCCTCCCAGAACGCTGCTTCCTGCTGAAGGTTTTCTCCCGCAGGACGAACTCGGTCAGGATTGAGCGCATAGTTCCTCTTCTCTCTTGGCGATGACGGTGTCGGCTGACAGCTATGGTACGCTAGCCACCGATTTCGGCGACGAGGGAATGGGATGGCGCGTGTCCGTCGCGGCTATCTTGCTGCCCCAACTGGGCGAATCCACTATCGGCACGCCGGACCTGATGGGGACGATGCGCCGGCGCTCGTCTTGTTTCACGAGTCGCCGCTGTCGTCGGTCATCTTCGAGCGCGCCCTGCCGTTGCTGGGAGAGCGATTGCGCGTCTGGGCGTTCGATACGCCGGGCTACGGGCTGTCCGACCCGCCCCCGGCACCGCTCGAAATCCCGGAGTATGCGCGTTGGCTCCTCCAAGGGATCGATGCGCTCGGCATCGACCGCTTTGCGGCGGGCGGGGGGCATACCGGCGCTTCGCTCGCCATCGAGGTGGCGGCGCTGGCTGGTCCTGAGCGGGTCTCCTGCGTCATTCTCTCGGGCGTGCCGCTCCTCGCGCCGGAAGAGCGAGCCGAGTACCTTGCGAACTGGGCGCCCGAAATGGTGCTCGACGCTGACGGCGCATATCTCCGCTGGGCGTGGGAGCGCTACCAGCGGATTTGGGGACCGGACGACCCGGCACTCAACACCCTTGCCATCATCCAGCTGCTTCAGGTCTGGGACCGCTACAGCTGGGCCTACAACGCCGCCTTCCGCCACGACCCTGCGCCCAGTCTCGCTACGCTTGCCTGCCCGATCTTGCTGCTCAATTCCGAGGACGACCTGCTGAACTTCACCGACCCGCGCGCGCTGGAACTGGCACCGCATGCCAAGCTGGTGCGCGTGCCGGGTCTGCGCGGGCAGTTGCCGTGGCGCCGTCCTGAGGTGTACGCCGACGAGACGATCGCCTTCATCCTCGGCGAGCCGCCGCGCTTCCGCTCGGCCGCAGCTGCTGAGGAGCGCCGGCCGCTCTAAGTCAAAAACGCTGCTGGTGGGAGAAGGCGGCAGGACGCAGTACACTGACAGTGGCGATGTTCTACGACTTCCGCGCCATCTGGCCGAACGCGCCGGCGACGTGGGTCCGCGATGCCGTTTGGGGGGATATTCCCCTCTATCCCCAAGAACTGACTCTGATCGATAGTGCCGTCTTCCAACGGCTTCGACGGGTTCGCCAGCTTGGCCCGCTGATGTGGGTCTTCCCCGGCGCGAACCATTCCCGCTTCGAGCATGCTCTGGGAGTGATGCATTTAGCGCGGGTGCTGATCATGCAGCTGCGGGCTCAGCCGGCGTTCCCTAAGGCGACCGCAACCGACTTGCGCGTTCTGGTCGCCGCGGCGCTCCTCCATGATGTGGGGCATTACCCGTTCTCGCATGCGCTCGAAGATGTCGAGCGTCCCTGCTCTCTGCCAGACCACGCCGATGTGGGAGCAGCGCTTGTGCGCGGGCCGCTCGCTCCGATCCTGCGGCGGCACTGGCGGGTCGACCCGGAGCGCGTCGCGGCGCTGGTGGCGGCCACCCGCTCGGGCGCGTCGCCGGCGCTCTCCGGCATTGATGGCCTCTGGCTGCGGGTCGTCAGCGGTGCGGTCGACGTCGACCGGCTCGATTTTCTCCGCCGCGACGCGCTCTTTGCCAACGTACCGTACGGGATTGTCGATGTCCAGCGCATCCTCGCCTCGCTGCGGGTCTGGCGCGACGGCGACAGTCCGCGGCTCTATCTCGACGAGAAAGGGATCGGTCCGCTCCAGTCGCTCATCTTCGGGCGCTTTC
Protein-coding regions in this window:
- a CDS encoding alpha/beta hydrolase; this translates as MARVRRGYLAAPTGRIHYRHAGPDGDDAPALVLFHESPLSSVIFERALPLLGERLRVWAFDTPGYGLSDPPPAPLEIPEYARWLLQGIDALGIDRFAAGGGHTGASLAIEVAALAGPERVSCVILSGVPLLAPEERAEYLANWAPEMVLDADGAYLRWAWERYQRIWGPDDPALNTLAIIQLLQVWDRYSWAYNAAFRHDPAPSLATLACPILLLNSEDDLLNFTDPRALELAPHAKLVRVPGLRGQLPWRRPEVYADETIAFILGEPPRFRSAAAAEERRPL
- a CDS encoding alpha/beta fold hydrolase gives rise to the protein MTIRRGFVETRFGQIHYLTAGAGEPLILLHQSPQSSAMFRPIIPLLAVERRVVALDTLGYGNSAPPVGRATIPLYADAVSEAIAKLGFERAAVHGYHTGAAIAIDLAARAPAQVNALILGGIPYFDERERAQRLEALRAGRFGTPPAAEDGSHLQTLFSLSLKREGDPGEATRDVIERLQLGERALAGFEAAFTYDMSATLPAVRCPTLVLVGRDDEIYRNTLAARALLGPHRFVETAGGRRFRDTVDRWAAEMLAFLRTV
- a CDS encoding HD domain-containing protein, producing MFYDFRAIWPNAPATWVRDAVWGDIPLYPQELTLIDSAVFQRLRRVRQLGPLMWVFPGANHSRFEHALGVMHLARVLIMQLRAQPAFPKATATDLRVLVAAALLHDVGHYPFSHALEDVERPCSLPDHADVGAALVRGPLAPILRRHWRVDPERVAALVAATRSGASPALSGIDGLWLRVVSGAVDVDRLDFLRRDALFANVPYGIVDVQRILASLRVWRDGDSPRLYLDEKGIGPLQSLIFGRFLMYGNVYWHHTSRIITRMIVRAVEDALEHGDLSADELRWLDDATLLDRLRSARRHGLARRLVQRIERRDLYKRAVEIRPTDPLFDPLVAVQRRPGGRLAAEAALTAWASAAIGQPVPADGLWLDLPQQRSFQPVEGVICKSPPPGYRNPVPWEAVSGLTAADLDRLARSVQRVRVLASSRDLADRINEVWQADRSGVARAIERVAA